In a single window of the Chondrocystis sp. NIES-4102 genome:
- a CDS encoding glutamine amidotransferase class-II, producing MCRLLGYLGSEIQLDHILTKPEHSLLVQGYKPLEMTAGLLNADGFGIGWYDQQQPPYAYKNVLPIWNDANLPHLGRYIKSECIVGYVRSATSNLSVDLINCQPFTHQNLLFIHNGYIDNFRKTLCRPIRKSLDNIAYQRIEGTTDSEHIFALIVNELEANHNLSLQQALNNTIHHLIKLAQPDNVSFSANIVLSNGKELVACRYSNRQTSPTLYYIKDHPLYSQAVIIASEPMFEGEWISCPEASIISVGENLEINLNHIF from the coding sequence ATGTGTCGATTATTGGGCTATCTTGGTTCTGAAATTCAACTAGATCACATCCTGACAAAACCAGAACATTCCCTATTGGTTCAAGGATATAAACCCCTAGAAATGACAGCAGGACTTTTAAATGCTGATGGTTTTGGTATCGGGTGGTACGATCAGCAACAGCCACCCTATGCCTACAAAAATGTCTTACCTATTTGGAATGATGCTAACTTACCTCACTTAGGTCGCTACATCAAATCAGAATGTATTGTAGGCTATGTGCGTAGTGCTACTTCTAATCTTTCCGTTGATCTAATCAATTGCCAGCCTTTTACCCATCAAAATCTATTATTTATCCATAACGGGTATATAGATAATTTTCGCAAAACTCTCTGTAGACCTATCCGCAAGAGTTTAGATAATATAGCTTATCAACGGATCGAAGGTACAACAGATTCTGAACATATATTTGCTTTAATCGTCAATGAATTAGAAGCAAACCACAATCTCAGTTTACAACAAGCCTTAAACAATACCATTCATCATTTAATCAAATTAGCCCAACCAGATAATGTTAGTTTTTCTGCCAATATAGTTTTAAGTAATGGTAAAGAATTAGTTGCTTGTCGTTATTCCAACCGTCAAACTAGTCCCACACTATACTATATAAAAGATCATCCATTATATTCTCAGGCAGTAATTATCGCATCTGAACCCATGTTTGAAGGTGAATGGATTAGTTGCCCTGAAGCCAGTATTATTAGTGTGGGAGAAAATCTTGAAATTAACCTCAATCACATCTTCTAG
- a CDS encoding rfrA pentapeptide repeat-containing protein, which yields MLKGLRLSMIDLKLSTLSIRMKERSDSSPNLNSENTVELENGKAEVNVELEEQSLSLVKSESVEAQRVRRTTINNKNTNPRISFSQSQLIIISIIFMGLGLWFQLSWLGLTSAIAALLLSLGVVFNSLKDWISKFLTIQERRSILAFIGFTCAIAGLFKYLGVYQNIGNWLNQFKYDEFGSWAEWIGAVGQISIAILAVYVAWAQYVISKDLTIQQNRITQQQTIDTYFQGISDLTLNDEGLLEDWPQERAIAEGRTASIMSSIDENGKAKVIRFLSQSRFLTPLKRDNRLGRAILDGSGGYSEDRVQGIRVVDLGVMLAGAYLVGQDLRWADLSDANMVRANLSHCDLIKANLARTVLYEANLAGADLKGTRLFYGSVETASPRSINAQPDYETGKHTGTVVEKANLSGIKRLSDEQRYYLCAWCGEKSRATVPGGCEGIPNKLNR from the coding sequence ATGCTCAAGGGGCTGCGTTTGAGTATGATAGATTTAAAATTATCAACATTATCTATCAGAATGAAGGAACGGTCTGATTCTTCCCCAAATCTTAATTCAGAAAATACTGTAGAACTTGAAAACGGTAAAGCAGAGGTAAACGTAGAACTAGAAGAGCAATCCTTATCCCTTGTAAAATCAGAATCAGTAGAAGCCCAAAGAGTAAGGCGAACAACAATTAATAACAAAAATACTAATCCTCGCATTAGCTTTTCCCAATCCCAGTTAATCATCATCTCTATAATATTTATGGGTTTGGGGTTGTGGTTTCAGCTTTCCTGGCTAGGGTTAACTAGTGCGATCGCAGCCTTATTATTATCTTTAGGTGTAGTTTTCAATTCCCTTAAAGATTGGATTAGTAAATTTCTCACAATTCAAGAAAGAAGATCAATATTAGCTTTTATCGGATTTACGTGCGCGATCGCAGGTTTATTTAAATATTTAGGAGTATATCAAAATATCGGTAACTGGCTAAATCAGTTTAAATATGATGAATTTGGTTCTTGGGCTGAGTGGATTGGCGCAGTAGGTCAGATTTCCATCGCTATTTTGGCTGTATATGTGGCTTGGGCGCAATATGTAATATCGAAAGATCTAACCATTCAACAAAATCGCATCACTCAACAACAAACCATAGATACTTATTTTCAAGGGATTTCCGATCTTACTTTAAATGATGAGGGATTACTCGAAGACTGGCCGCAAGAAAGAGCGATCGCTGAAGGTAGAACAGCTTCGATTATGTCTAGTATCGATGAAAATGGTAAGGCTAAAGTTATTCGTTTTTTATCGCAATCTCGTTTTTTGACCCCTCTCAAGCGAGATAATCGTTTAGGCAGGGCTATCCTTGATGGTAGTGGCGGATACTCAGAAGATCGTGTTCAAGGTATTAGGGTAGTTGATTTAGGAGTAATGCTTGCAGGGGCATATTTAGTAGGACAAGATTTACGTTGGGCAGATTTAAGCGATGCTAATATGGTGCGGGCTAATTTAAGTCATTGTGACCTAATTAAAGCTAATTTGGCTAGAACTGTTTTATATGAAGCGAATTTAGCAGGGGCAGATCTCAAAGGTACTCGTTTGTTTTATGGTTCGGTGGAAACGGCTAGTCCTCGTAGTATCAACGCCCAACCTGATTATGAAACTGGCAAACATACAGGTACTGTTGTGGAAAAGGCTAATCTTTCGGGTATCAAACGACTAAGCGATGAGCAACGTTATTATTTATGTGCTTGGTGTGGGGAAAAGTCGCGTGCAACTGTACCAGGAGGCTGTGAGGGTATCCCCAATAAATTAAACAGATAA
- a CDS encoding HEAT domain containing protein has translation MSEVQQLIEAVNKADSADLLLETVERLAETNNQAAIPTLVEVLGFNNPGAAVAAVDGLIKIGEPVVPYLLANLDDYNYGARAWATRVFAGIGDPCTLNLLIKAAIEDFSQSVRRAATKGLGNIIWSKLPENEVIATQQQVLNTLLQATEDGEWVVRYAAVVGLESLAQTLATNQPQLLSDIAVKLQQLIDRESEPAIRARIQYTLQKL, from the coding sequence ATGTCTGAGGTTCAACAATTAATCGAGGCGGTAAATAAAGCTGATTCTGCGGATTTACTCTTAGAAACTGTAGAAAGATTAGCCGAAACCAACAATCAAGCTGCTATACCAACTTTGGTTGAGGTGTTGGGTTTTAATAACCCTGGGGCTGCGGTTGCTGCGGTTGATGGTTTAATTAAGATTGGTGAACCTGTTGTACCTTATCTATTAGCCAATTTAGACGATTATAACTATGGTGCCAGAGCTTGGGCAACGAGAGTTTTTGCAGGTATAGGAGATCCTTGTACTTTAAATTTATTAATCAAGGCTGCAATTGAAGATTTTTCTCAAAGTGTGCGACGGGCAGCTACTAAGGGTTTGGGGAATATTATCTGGTCAAAACTACCAGAAAATGAAGTTATTGCCACTCAACAGCAGGTATTAAACACCCTTTTACAAGCTACAGAAGATGGAGAATGGGTAGTACGCTATGCTGCGGTGGTTGGCTTAGAGTCTTTGGCGCAAACTTTGGCAACTAATCAGCCTCAACTATTGTCAGATATTGCAGTTAAATTACAACAATTAATAGATAGAGAATCAGAACCTGCTATTCGCGCTCGTATTCAATACACCTTGCAGAAATTATAA
- a CDS encoding serine/threonine protein kinase, protein MKAGLLNNRYRIIQTLGRGGFGETYLTEDTHMPSGRKCVLKQLKPIVKQPKTPLWMKERFQREAAILEELGEGHEQIPRLYAYFSEEDKFYLVQEWIEGLTLAQYWEKEGNLYPDEVRQILIQLLNVLNYVHARRIIHRDIKPENIILRQGDHLPFLIDFGAVKEAMATEMNQGSSLSMYSASIGTPGYMSSEQAAGRPIYSSDLYSLGLTAIFLLTGKSPNELETDPSNGEIVWQQESDLNIDQDLVAVINKAIRFHPRDRFSTAQEMLAALNTEVNNSPVNLTGATLNVAPNNNSLGNQNILAGRSNTVALESPSPRKPQKRSTLANLGLFLLIALGVGAGTFAAGFAIISNSLRSPEVANQQAEVESSSTQPDLFPTQPTDEVDQQQAEAEVEKLNQDSWENKLAKNKNKRKNKDQDQKADVEEVTNSTQATTEQANSEVTDENLATNDEQATKTTDDQPVAEIDIPILTTGTSESQLVSTLGQPTSERKGWRPNSRVLVYYNVVPNQVNLTYQSDDTGKIRQADIALDQSVSLGAMQQTMSKMLGGDTPAEIKDKLRSVYNRQTDFSFFKVNNLEGKVQRDTKDRINISVWESGYQ, encoded by the coding sequence ATGAAAGCTGGATTGCTCAATAACCGCTATCGCATTATTCAAACTCTCGGTAGAGGAGGCTTTGGGGAAACATATTTAACAGAAGATACCCATATGCCATCAGGGCGAAAATGCGTTCTCAAGCAGTTAAAACCGATTGTTAAACAACCAAAAACTCCTTTATGGATGAAGGAAAGATTTCAGCGAGAAGCAGCAATTTTAGAAGAATTGGGGGAAGGTCATGAGCAAATTCCGCGACTTTATGCCTATTTTTCAGAGGAAGACAAGTTTTATCTAGTTCAAGAATGGATCGAAGGCTTAACTTTAGCGCAATATTGGGAAAAAGAAGGCAATTTATACCCAGATGAAGTTAGGCAAATTCTGATTCAATTATTAAATGTTTTAAATTATGTCCATGCACGACGTATTATTCATCGCGACATTAAACCAGAAAATATAATTCTACGTCAGGGAGATCATTTACCTTTTCTGATTGATTTTGGTGCGGTAAAAGAGGCAATGGCGACCGAAATGAATCAAGGTTCGAGCCTTAGTATGTACTCCGCATCTATTGGTACACCTGGATATATGTCATCAGAACAAGCAGCAGGTCGTCCTATTTATTCTAGTGATTTATATAGCTTAGGACTTACCGCGATTTTCTTACTTACAGGTAAATCTCCTAATGAGTTAGAAACAGATCCCAGTAATGGTGAAATAGTTTGGCAACAAGAATCAGATTTAAATATTGATCAGGATTTAGTAGCAGTAATAAATAAGGCAATTCGTTTTCATCCACGCGATCGCTTTAGTACTGCCCAAGAAATGCTGGCTGCTCTTAATACTGAAGTAAATAATAGTCCAGTCAACTTAACAGGTGCAACTTTAAATGTCGCTCCCAATAATAATTCTTTGGGTAATCAAAATATCTTAGCGGGTAGAAGTAATACAGTAGCTTTGGAATCTCCCAGCCCCAGAAAACCCCAAAAACGCAGTACATTAGCTAATTTAGGTTTATTTTTACTAATTGCTTTAGGAGTAGGTGCTGGCACTTTTGCTGCTGGTTTCGCAATCATTTCTAACTCATTGCGATCGCCCGAAGTAGCGAATCAACAGGCAGAAGTTGAATCTTCATCTACCCAACCAGATCTCTTTCCTACTCAGCCCACAGACGAAGTTGATCAACAACAAGCAGAAGCAGAAGTTGAAAAGCTAAATCAAGATAGTTGGGAAAATAAATTAGCTAAAAATAAAAACAAGCGTAAAAATAAAGACCAAGATCAAAAAGCTGATGTAGAGGAAGTTACTAATAGTACCCAAGCAACTACAGAACAAGCAAACTCAGAAGTTACAGATGAAAATTTAGCAACAAATGATGAGCAAGCTACTAAAACCACAGATGATCAACCAGTTGCAGAAATTGATATCCCGATTTTGACCACAGGTACATCTGAAAGCCAGTTAGTTAGTACCCTCGGTCAACCTACCTCTGAACGTAAGGGGTGGCGACCTAATAGTCGTGTTTTGGTTTATTATAATGTTGTGCCTAATCAGGTTAATCTTACCTATCAATCAGACGATACAGGCAAAATACGTCAAGCAGATATAGCCCTAGATCAGTCGGTAAGTTTAGGCGCAATGCAGCAAACTATGAGTAAAATGCTTGGAGGCGATACTCCTGCTGAAATTAAAGATAAACTCCGTAGTGTTTATAATCGTCAGACTGATTTTAGTTTCTTTAAAGTCAATAATCTAGAAGGTAAGGTGCAGCGAGATACCAAGGATCGTATTAATATTTCTGTTTGGGAATCAGGATATCAGTAG